CCTGACCCGCCACACTGTGAACAGGTTGCCATACTGACGAACTGACCGAACGGAGTATTGTTTGCACGACGTTCCTGTCCACTTCCCCCACAACGAGGGCAGACATTTGTCTTTTTGGTTTCACTCCCCGTTCCGTCACATGCCGGACAGGGTTCATTGTGCATCACATCGATGTCCCTGTCAACACCAAAGACTGCCTCCTGCAGGGTGATCTGGATACGCATTAAGAGGTCTGATCCGCGCTGTGGGCCCCGTTGTCCCCGGGAACCACCGCCAAAGAATGAATCAAAGATATCTCCAAACCCTCCGAAATCTGCGTTAAATCCTCCCGATCCATACCCGCCGCCCTGATATGAGCCTTTTGACGCGCTTGTGAAGGCATCATGGCCCAGCTGATCATACTGGGCCCGTTTCTGGGAGTCGGAAAGAACGCTGTATGCCTCGTTGATGTCTTTGAATTTTTCCTCTGCGCCCTCTTCCTTGTTGATGTCCGGGTGATATTTCTTTGTCAGACTCCGGTATGCTCGTTTAATCTCCTTTTCATCGGCATTACGCGGAATATTAAGGATGTCGTAGTAATTTTTCCCGGACATCCTGCTCACTCTTTCTTTTCATCCTGTACTTCATAGTCCGCATCGACAACGGTATCGTCGTCCTGTGCCGATGCCTGTGGTTCGCCGGTTTCGCCTGCAGCCTGTGCTTCAGCAGCAGCTTCCTGATACAGCCGGACAGTAACTGCATATACCGCTTCCGTGAGTGCCTCTGTTTCTGTCTTGATAGTCTCGGAGTCATCACCTTCAAGCGCCGCTTTTACCTTCTCTGCAGCTTCTTCAATGGATTTCTTCTCATCCTCGGTGATCTTGTCTGCAGAATCCTTCAGCAGTTTCTCGGAGGAGAAGACAGCAGTATCTGCATTATTGCGAATCTCAATTTCTTCGCGTTTCTTCCTGTCCTCTTCTTCAAACTCTTTGGATTTGTTGACCATTTCCTCTATTTCTTCGTCCGAGAGATGCTTGTCACCGGATATGGTGATGGCCTGTTCGTTTCCGCTTCCCAGGTCTTTTGCGGACACATTGATGATACCATTTGCATCGATATCGAATGAGACCTCAATTTGCGGGATGCCACGGGGTGCGGGTGGAATGCCGGTCAGCTGGAATTTCCCAAGGGTAAAGTTGTCTTTCGCAAGTGCACGTTCACCCTGCACAACATGAATTTCGACACTGGTCTGATTGTCTGCTGCAGTGGTAAAGATCTGGCTCTTTCGTGTCGGGATGGTGGTGTTTCGTTCGATGAGTTTTGTGGCGATTCCGCCCATGGTCTCAATGGAAAGGGTAAGCGGTGTGACATCAAGCAGCACAACATCCTTTGCTTCACCGGTCAGGACACCACCCTGAATTGCAGCACCGAGTGCAACACATTCATCCGGATTGATTCCCTTGTCTGCATCCTTTTTCAGGATCTCTTTGATCTTTTCCTGTACCATTGGCACACGGGTGGATCCGCCTACGAGGAGGACGTGATCGATTTCGCTTGCCTTAATACCGGAATCGTCAAGTGCCTGTCTGACTGGGCCAAGAGTCTTCTCTACAAGAGAGCCGATCAACTGTTCGAACTTTGCACGGGTGAGGTCGATGTCAAGGAATTTTGGTCCGGATGCATCTGTCGTGATGTATGGCAGATTGATATTGGTCTTCTGGACTGTCGAAAGCTCTTTTTTGGCGTTTTCTGCTGCATCGCGGAGACGCTGCATAGCCATCGGGTCCTTTGTCAGGTCAATACCTTCCTGTTTCTTAAATTCATCGACAAGGTAGTTGATGACACACTGATCAAAGTCGTCACCACCAAGATGGTTATCTCCTGCGGTAGCCTGTACTTCAAAGACACCGTCACCAAGAGTCATCACAGAAACATCGAATGTACCGCCGCCAAGGTCATAGACAAGGACAGTTGCTTCTTCTTCTTTGTCAACGCCATATGCAAGAGCACTTGCGGTTGGTTCATTGATGATACGCATCACTTCAAGACCCGCAATTTTTCCTGCGTCTTTGGTGGCCTGACGCTGTGCATCATTGAAGTATGCAGGGACAGTGATGACTGCTTTGGTAATTTTCTCTCCCAGGTATCCTTCAGCATCAGCCTTCAGTTTCTGAAGGATCATTGCTGAAATTTCCTGTGGCGTGTACTCTTTATCGTCGATCTTCACTTTGCGGGTGGAGCCCATGTCCCGCTTGATTGATATGATGGTGCGTTCCGGGTTGGTGATTGCCT
Above is a window of Methanogenium organophilum DNA encoding:
- the dnaK gene encoding molecular chaperone DnaK, whose protein sequence is MASEKILGIDLGTTNSCMSIMEGGKSTVIPNAEGGRTTPSVVAFSKDGERLVGSVAKRQAITNPERTIISIKRDMGSTRKVKIDDKEYTPQEISAMILQKLKADAEGYLGEKITKAVITVPAYFNDAQRQATKDAGKIAGLEVMRIINEPTASALAYGVDKEEEATVLVYDLGGGTFDVSVMTLGDGVFEVQATAGDNHLGGDDFDQCVINYLVDEFKKQEGIDLTKDPMAMQRLRDAAENAKKELSTVQKTNINLPYITTDASGPKFLDIDLTRAKFEQLIGSLVEKTLGPVRQALDDSGIKASEIDHVLLVGGSTRVPMVQEKIKEILKKDADKGINPDECVALGAAIQGGVLTGEAKDVVLLDVTPLTLSIETMGGIATKLIERNTTIPTRKSQIFTTAADNQTSVEIHVVQGERALAKDNFTLGKFQLTGIPPAPRGIPQIEVSFDIDANGIINVSAKDLGSGNEQAITISGDKHLSDEEIEEMVNKSKEFEEEDRKKREEIEIRNNADTAVFSSEKLLKDSADKITEDEKKSIEEAAEKVKAALEGDDSETIKTETEALTEAVYAVTVRLYQEAAAEAQAAGETGEPQASAQDDDTVVDADYEVQDEKKE
- the dnaJ gene encoding molecular chaperone DnaJ, whose protein sequence is MSGKNYYDILNIPRNADEKEIKRAYRSLTKKYHPDINKEEGAEEKFKDINEAYSVLSDSQKRAQYDQLGHDAFTSASKGSYQGGGYGSGGFNADFGGFGDIFDSFFGGGSRGQRGPQRGSDLLMRIQITLQEAVFGVDRDIDVMHNEPCPACDGTGSETKKTNVCPRCGGSGQERRANNTPFGQFVSMATCSQCGGSGRIPEERCKKCNGSGHSRVKRTITVNIPAGIDSGMRLRMEGYGEAGDPGAPNGDLFIEVHVTPNPKFTRIGDNLETTTEISPAQAVMGTSITITSIDGRKIDLKVPAGVQYNTALKIPGEGVRRRGRPGDLLVRMKIVIPKHPGSQEKELYEQILELEGNKEPGHGSKGFFQDLKDKMK